The following DNA comes from Serinus canaria isolate serCan28SL12 chromosome 1A, serCan2020, whole genome shotgun sequence.
AAATGAAGCTGGACCTTGAGGACAAAAAAGGAGCTACATTTTCAAAGAATCTGAAGTGAAACTGGAATTGTTGTTTGCTACAACAGCTTCTGTTCCAGGTCTCAGCCTAGCTAGATTTATCAATAGTCTGAGAAAATCAAGACTAAGAgcaagaaaattctgaaaaggaTGTAGTTGATCAGTGGGAGGGAACATGCTCTAAttgacatttttcctttcttaatgCAGGCTTTTCAGAAGAATTTGGCTCAAGCTGAGAGAATAGTGGTGGTAGGAAATGGTGGGATTGCCCTTGAATTAGTGTAAGTGAACAAAAAGTACATAATCAAATAAAATCTTGAACCATGCAATGCTAAATCTGGTGTACATGAGTTTGGGAGGAGGTTGACTTATAAAATTTTATCTCTTAGAGCATTTAGTAGCAAAactgattttggggtttttctgcaACATAGGGGTTTTTACTGACacataaaatcagaaaagctCCAGAGGAAGCTTTGACACACAGATATCAGGAATATTCAGTTCATGTTTGACATAGTGCAAGCAAGATCCAAATGCTTGTTTTTAACAGTGGGAATCTGGCTGAAATGCACATCTTTTTCATTATGGGGAGCAGGAAATACTAATTATTAGTATTATAAATTGGATCTGCCCCCTACCCAGTTCAGTCAGGGTTGTGTTGGTGAGAAAGGTATGACTTGTCAGAATGAAGAGATAATTTTTAATGGGTTCCTTATGTAAATATTTAGAAGTGGATTTGATAGATTGAAAGTCTTGGATCCCCTGCTTCTGGCTTCTGGAAGGAAACCTGACACACTTCTGCTTGTGTTGCTAACAGTCAGATCCTTTTCAGGCAGTCTGTCACTTTATGCCTTGTTTAAATACCCACAGGTATGAAATTCAAGGCTGTGAAGTAATCTGGGCTATCAAGGACAAAGCCATTGGGAACACTTTCTTtgatgcaggagcagctgaattCCTCCTTCCCAAGCTCACTGCTGAAAGCCAAGAGACTCCCATCGAGTGTAAAAGAACCAAGTACACAGTGGAAGGTATGGGGTTTAGCTTCCTGACACTGCAGTAGCAGCATTTCATATTAAAGATAGTCTTAAAATCAGTCAAGTTAGCAGCTTGGAATAAGGCTTACTGCTGTCATTAATGATATTTCCTTCTTCAAAATCTGAGCGTAAAAATGCAACATAAAAACCCATCCCACATTTCTGTAGACAGAATGTAATACAGCTTCTTGTGAGCTGTAAAAAAGTGCTCACCTTGTGCCAAATTTCTATTAATTCCCTACTGAAGAacttgttctgttttctgtaatGTTTTGATGTGAACTCACCATTGTATAGGGAGGAGCTGTCACATAATGAGATATTGGAGGAGCAGATGAAACCACACAGAACATTATTCATTACTGTAGGTGCAGTGAAAGTCTCAGAAAGAACATTTAGCTAGCACTGCATGAACAAACATCACACAAACATGTGGAGGACCAAAGtcagaacaaaaccaagagTATGGCTGTAGACATCAGGCAGGAGGAATAAGGATATTACACTAGGTGGTATTTTTCTGTTGATTGAGAATCCTTGCTCTGAATTctgaggatgaggaaggatgCACAATAAATCTGATATCCTCCATGTCTGTGCTTCAGGAagtgaggagaaaggaagacCTCCAGGAGCATCTGACAAGCTGGGCAGTGCCTTAGGCCCTGACTGGCACGAGGGCTTACACCTTAAAGGGACTAAGGAGGTATGGGCATAACCTTGCTGCCAGATTTATTTGGGTGTTGTGGGCATGAGCACTGGGAACAGTTCCACGTTTGCAATAAAGCAAAAATCctcacatttaatttttttttttcatttatgaatTCCTGAGCTGTTAGGTGTTTGCATCTGTTTTGCATTTATAAAATGACCTGTCAAGGGTGATCAGTCACAGACCAGCTAAAGGATGTTCAGGATATTTAGCAGCTTAATCAGTGCTGGTTTGGCTGTTGAAGGCTGTGGAACTGTATTTGTGTAGTGGAGAATAAAAAAAGGCCCAAATTCACAAAACAATTTAGAGAAACAGGCTATGGTTAGAGCTGTGCCAAAAAGAGGAAAGTGTGGGGATCCAGTTTGTGGGCTGGGATATATGGTGGGGGGTTGTCCACTTATTAATATCAATTTAGGTGAAGATATCCTTGCTATTCTCATTCTTGTGATTGCTAATCATTctgtttataatttttctttagttttctcATAAAGTACATATCGAAATACTGTGTGAAGTAAAGAAAATACACTTACAGCAAGAATTtatccagctgcagcagacttccttggcttttcctaagggagagaaaaatgcagaagcagATGAGGGTGAGTGCCAGTGCTGATAAGACCTTGAAGATAAATCTGTGCTGGAGCATGTTTGATCTTGTCTgctgttttaaagcaaatacAGTTTTGAAAGATAAATCTTTTATCTCTATAATTTGAGGTCTAGTAGTTTACAGTAATCAATTTATGGGCTACAATTAAATTACAAAATCTTATGggtcagactttttttttcctcaaagtaACCAAAATCCTGTATGCAAAATATTCCATCCTAACACAATCCATTAAATAAATAGTGAAGttaaaacaggaggaaaaaacccaccaacagTTTGTATCAAAACTGAAGTAAATCCTCAAAGTAGAGGAAAATagccctttttttaaaaatgaatactTATGCCTATAATTTCCACCtaattaaaatgaacatttccaATACTATTTTAGTAATCAGTTACTTTCAGCACAAGTCAAATCTGtgttctttttgcttttgaggCACTTCTGTGCATCTGTAAATTTCTGTGTAAAAGAATATTTGGCAATTGCATATTTGAGAATATATGCCACAGGACCCAGTATTTACCCCCCTCCAAATGAGGGCTTTAATTTAGGAAAATTCTGAAGAGAGGCATTGGTAGGAGTTAGAGCTGAGATCCAAAATAGCTTTGGTAAGAAAAGTTACAGGTAATACCTGATAATTgttccctttttaattttaacatttcatttttcttttaacattttaccTATTCAGTTACCTCAAaggttttgtgtttatttttcctttcatatcTTAAGacataattaataaataacttCTGTTGGTTACATTCTTGGGgcaaaattttctcctttttcagtgCTGTGGCCTGTATATGTGGAATTAACTAATGGAAAAATTTATGGATGCAATTTCATTGTCAGTGCAACTGGAGTTGTGCCAAATGTTGAACCATTTCTTGATGGCAATAATGTAAGtattctgatttcttttggAGCTTTTCAAGCAAGGTTAAAGAAACCTTTTCAGCTGGTTTATGCTTCTGTTCTGACATGGATTGCTAAAGACTTAAATACTGTGCACCATCTCAGAATAAGGCAGGGTATGTTGACACTGAGATATCCTACATGATACAAGTGTGTTTGATTTGAGGTCTTGGTTTATTATGTTGTTCCCCAGGTGTTTATGTACAGTACATATGCAGTATTAAGCCTaaccaaagagagaaaatcatCTGTAAATTGGCTAATGTGGCAAAAACATAGAATAATTTCCATGTTAGTTCTGTACCATATTCTTACCTTATTAATCTTGACATTTGCTCCTGGAAAAGAAGCAACTATTTCCAGTACTTTCCAtctgggacacagagctgtgacagTGCTCATGTTCATTGAGGGAAGTCAGCACCTAAATGTGGATGATGATTTTGGAGTTCATAACTGCCATGTGCATTTCCACACCTCTGGatcattttgtttctgtgttaagtgcctgctcagcaacaactaaaacatcCCTGGGTTATTAACAGTGTTTTCATCACAAATCCAACAAATAGCCCCTACTAAAAAATGATCCCAGACAAAACCAGGACGTTGTGGTATTTCAGGTTAAGTGGTGCCATCTGATTAGGAAGTAAAACCAGAGTAACCAGCTGTGCTTGGTTaaagaaggaaatgctgaaaacatAGATCTGATGTTGAGCCATGAGGTATTTCCAGGCCTATACTATAAGCTTAGATCAGGAATTAAgtttttgcaatattttcttgCCTTAGCAAAAATACAAAGTGATCTCTTAAAACCGGGTGTCCCTGTAACAGTGTGATTTGGAATTTGGCAAGCCCTGTGACTTCCCTGCCTAGGTGTCAGTAATAGTCCTTTAAaaacctgtgctgtgctctagaaacaaaaagaacagGAATGCCTTGTACCTTCCATGGAGCTCTTGCCACTCAGCAGAGTCTCATGGTAAATAAGAAAGGAGCAGCTGATTGTTAAGGGGGAGGGAGTTGGATGCctcatttcactgctgctgtgtgaaCCCCTTCAGTTTGCTGTGGGCGAGGATGGAGGACTGGAGGTGGACAAGCACATGCACACGTCACTGCCAGATGTGTTTGCAGCTGGAGATATCTGCACAGCAGCAtgggagcccagccctgtgtggcACCAGGTATGTCCTGGCAGGTGTGTGACCCACAGGAGTTACACACCTGTGCTCACACCAAGGAGGGGAAAGGTTAACAGTGGATAATCCTGTGGAGGTGGCTGGAAATGAGCTGGCCAGCCCTTCTGAATATTAACAACTCAAAGTGTGCACTGAGTACTCACTGCAGTGAGTgtggccatggcacagggatggtCTCCTGACTTCAATCTGCCCAATTTTCTCTTGCAGATGAGACTGTGGACCCAAGCTCGGCAGATGGGATGGTATGCAGCAAAGTGCATGGCAGCAGAAGCTTTAGGGGAGTCTATTGACATGGATTTCAGCTTTGAACTATTTGCTCACATTACAAAATTTTTCAATTACAAGGTCAGTACAGTCTGATAGTTGTAAACCACTGAGTAATACACACTGCTTCCTTATATTCACTTGCTGATACTGAGCAGATGCTTTAATATTGAGGAAACAGGTTTCTTTATACAGTAATTAATCCTAGCTTAGAGTTTCTCAGTTTGTACTAATGTGTATGATATTTCATGGGGAAGATTTTTGAGTCCATTGTGTGTTTGCAAGCCAGTGATGGGGGGAGGGACCCTAGGGATGAATATTTCCCTGTTTGCATCACTATTGAGGCTGAGAACTGttagcagcagaaatgctgaaagCCACTGCAATGTTCTTGTGAGagcttttcccctttccttctgCTAGGTGGTGGTTTTGGGAAAGTACAACGCTCAGGGCCTGGGCTCAGACCACGAGCTGATGCTGAGGTGCACCAAGGGCCACGAGTACATCAAAGTGGTGATGCAGAACGGCCGAATGATGGGAGCTGTGCTCATCGGTGAAACAGACTTGGAAGAAACCTTTGAAAACTTAATTTTGAATCAAATGGACCTGTCAGCCTATGGTGAAGATCTCCTAAATCCAGATATTGACATAGAAGATTATTTTGATTGAACAATACCCCATTCCCATTTTGTATGAAGCTTTGATAGCAAGTCATACATCttagaaaactgttttcagGACTGAGGATAAATGCAATCCTCTATTAACATTTTGGGTTGGTCTTGCCAAAATACTGAGTGGTTACTGCCACAGGTACCAGCTAATGGTGCAATCTCTATCGAGCTGGCTCAGATGAACAGAGAAGAGTTTTAGGGCAGAGGGTGCTTAGAGCTCTTGCTACCTGGAATGGAGGTTGCAAATACGTGGCCttactccattttttttccctttttttgcccCCCATAAGTTTACAtctgaaataaatgtattttctacTCAGTTAAGTACAGAACACAACCTTTGCACAATGAAAGCCAGGATGAGATGGCAGTTGAGAGCAGCTTCTGAACTGCTTGTCCCTTCAGCTGTCCACGTGTTGGGGTAGAGCTGCACTGCACTggacagtgccagccctggaCAGCAATGGTTCCATCCTGGCTTTTGATTTTGTTCCACAGTTGCTGCCTGAGAGCTGCTATTTATTTTGGGTCAAATTTGGAACAATTTATTGTACTCAATACAAAGCTGGCAGTACATATTGAGACCTGTCCCAGATAAATCACTTAATTTTTTAGGTGAATGACtgtttttaattacattttcaatTTTTGGCAAAGGTCTCCGCTAAAGGCTGGGTGAAAGACTATAGGCTTTAGTCACTGTCACAAttttaccagaaaaataaagatgaagaGCATGTTCTTAATAGTAGTTGTATATTTGTTATACATGTAAGTGTAAGGGAGAAGAATAAAATGCAACCGCCCAGAACCTGCATTTATTAATGCAACTGAACACGGCTTTCTGATCTTTGACTGCTAAGATgttaaaagtaagaaaacaaaactgaatctAGCAGTCAGCATATGTGCCTGAGAATGCTTGGAGGCAGCAGTAGCTGCTGAGTGTTTCCTAGGCTGGCAGGTTGTCTTGTTTGTAAACTTAAATTGAGGTACTTCTGCCAAGCACAGAAGTCATCAATTTCTATCTGAATAACAACCTAGAGAAGTCCAATTTTAAGAGCAACAGAcatatttaaaaggaataaatacACATCATATTTCACTCATCAATACATACAGTATTTCACTCCAACGTGGCACAGTGGGTGTAGGGACACTTGCAGAGAGGGCAGCGcccacatgggcacagcagcagctctgagccagccagggctgcagaggaatgaGGCTGGAGCATCCCAGTCTCCAGCTGTCTGATGTCACTCCCTGgggctggtgacagcagctgccctggggaggcagtgccctggctgcagtggggtCACTGGTGAGGAGGAGAGTCACCTGCACAGCAGGCAGAAGGAACAGGAGGTGACAGGGTCTTCATGCTGAGCTAAGGACCACCAAGTCCTGTGCTGCAAAGGAGAGAAATCTCCAGAGGACtctgaggggagcaggggagaCTTCCACAGGAGGGAAGTCTGGAAACCTCTGCACCTCTGGCAGTCCTTTCCAGACTGCATGAACCTGCCACAATGTCTACATTTCCAAAAGAGGTAAAAAGGCAACATGGTCATTAGAGAGGTTTTGTAATCATTGCTGTATCCTAAGATACACACCAGTTATTTTGATATGAAACACTTTTTCATCTTCTACTAGCCTTCTAGGTTCCCTGTTcagtgtttattaaaaaaaaaaaataaaaataccattaCTAAAGCACAATCTGAACTTACACACTGCATTGTCCATGGAGCAGCAACCATGATTAGATCCTAAATGTGGTCTGTGACACTCAGTCAATAACTACTGGTTGGTCATTTGCACCTGCCTGAAGCTTAGGCTTCTTTGCTTTTAAGTTAGGGCCACAGCTGGCCCGTTTATGTTCCTGTGATTTCTTCACCACTGAATCCTGGACAGTCTTTGATCCAGACTGGGCatcttctctgcttccttttgAATTTGAAGATTGAGATGGTTTGACCTATAAGATTTAAGGAGAGTTCAATTAAAATTCTAAcgttgttttatttttattctgctccCCACACAAGAGAGAACTTATTTATAAGGCTGACTCCATTATTACAAAACATGTTTTGAGCAGATACCAAATGATTAAATTAAGCTCTAATAGAGAAGATACCTATATGGTATCAGAACAAATGTAATGGCAAATCAGAACAGATGTAAATACCTTGGAAACCCTTTTGCTGTTTGTTATCCCCTCTATGGTGATGACGTGGCCCTCGTTCTTCAGCAGCCGGGCTCTGGGTCCCACCTTCAGGTAGGATATTGTGGCAAAGGCTGTGAAGCTGAAATCCTCCCTGCATGAATGAAATCACTGTTATAGGGGAACGTTGGAGATGGAGGCCAGAATatgcagggggaaaagaaatcatagaatcataaaggTTAGAAAAGACATCCAAGATGATCcagtccaaccatcaacccagcactgtcaccaAGCCATGGCCTcaggtgccacatctgcatGTTGTGTGAACAGTCCCAGGcatggtgactctaccactgccctgggcagcctgcctCCATCTCAACAACTCCTTCCATAAGGACAGACACACACTAACCCTTCTGATGGGTGTTGCAGAGAGCACCTTCATTCTGCTTTGTTCAAGTAGACAGTCAGGTAACAGAGCTACTCTGATCAACACTTCCCATAATTCAGTTTGTGGACCtttacaaacacaaaaccactcAGATGCACACCTGTCACTCTCTTGAAACACATGGAcgaaaatgaggaaaaaaagatgtaatAAATCAATTGCTCACCCtcttaatatttaaaaagctgtacggagagatgcaaagaaaaatgaagtcaaAATAAAGGGATTAGATATTTGTAGGTATTCTTGATCTTAAAAATTatatgagaaaacaaaacacatagCACATGGACAGCTTACAGAGGCAGCACTGTTAGTTTCACTATGCTTTCTTAAAATTTGTGAGTACCACCCTCCACTTAGCCAGTCTCTCCTGACCTAGACATCATGTGGGCAACCCCATGTGCTCTCCTTGTCCAAGGAATGTGGATGACATCTGTATGAACTGCAGACTTCTCCAAAATGAATCCTGCTGCAGCTTTAAACACTGTACCTGAATACAGAAGACCccatctttttaaaattgtaagaGATGCAGCATTTCAACTGTTCCTCCaatttttgaaatggaaatataGCAATATTTGAATGATTTTTAAGAATACAttaaatgcatttgaaataaaaacaagactACAGAATGTATCCATTAATGTTATACAGAAGtaaaaagagagcaaagaaaaatgactaaatgtaaaaaaaccaaaacaaagaaaacaaaatagttATCTTACATACTTCAGATACTGCTGCAGCAGTAAATGGGCAATAattctctccagctcctctcgAGGGTGCTTGGGTGGAGTAACTTCAGGCACCCTGAATTTGGACACACCTTTCCCAGACCAGGCATCAATTAATTTCAGAGGGGTGAGTTTCTCACTCATGCTGTCTGCTTGCTCAAGGATCTTTATTAGATCCCTGCAGTATCCTGTTACATCCATCTTCTCACACGCTGCAAGTAAAAGTGAAGGAACAGTTCAACAGAAAGCTCTTTGTAGTTATATATAGCTATTTATATATATGGTTATATATAGCTATAAATACATATCTTTGTGCTATTTGTGcaaggctttttttgttttgcttttaaactaAGTTGGCAACAGTAGGCCACCAAAAACTGATATTCAGAATAAAATCTGCTCCTTGAAAACAGTAATACAGTAATACAAGCACAGGTCACAAAATTTGTTCAGGGTTTTTCTACACCAGGTATTTCTTTAAATCAACTGTTCCCATGTTCCCTGTCCTTTACCTACCATTCTCTCTACAGCAGTTATCACACATTCTGTTGCAGTTTGCAGAATCCCACACTTCATCAAAGTGGTGGGCTATGAGCACCCGGCGAcacctgaggagcagagagcagaggggggCTGTAGATCCCAGGTGGGTATGTCACACCTGCCCTGTACAGcatgaaaatggcaaaaaaggTCCTAGGGACAGCTCAGGTCTCAGAACAAGCACAAAGAATTATCAGAGGAAAAATCAGAGAACAAATACAGCAACACCAGTATTCCCTATCAGCAGTGTTCCTATGCCAATACTGGTGCAGGAACAGTTTGGCTGAAGCACAGAGTATAATCTGCAATttcaagagaatgaaaaatggTAAGAATATGAATTCCTTGTCACACTGAGGCCACAAAAAGCTTTACTGGATTGCACACATTTGTCCACAGATAGGCATTTTCCATGAAGCATTCCAAATATCACAGTGAAGCAAACACACCTGGATTCCTATGTGGTTATTAAATACTGTGGCTCAGAGTCCAAACCACACAACTCCAGCATTTCCTCTGACTGGGATGTGAAATCCAAACAGTGTTTGTTGACAGATGCTTCACCTCAACACAACCACTTCCAGAATTGTATCCTGAAGCTGGCAAGCTTGCTCCTGCTTTTGTGGGTGGCTTTGTTTGGTGATGggttcattttggttttgtttcaggttttttcttttgtttgtttttttttccaaatgccccctaaaaacccccaaaaattaGCCCATTTAAAAACTAAGCAACCAAGCCACCACAGCAACTTACTTGTTCATATTTTGGCAATAAGATACCATGTCATACAGCTTCTCTTGGCCAACATTTTCCATCACCACCATTGAGCTAATTCTGAATATATCTCCAAACCCATAATACAAAATGCAGTCAGCTTTTTGGTCATCTCGACCTGCAATGCATTAAAATGAACAGATAATTACAGTGCCAACCAATTTACAATTGCTCCTCAAGCTCCTTGCAAGCTTTTCTCAACATAGACTCaaatctgtctttaaaaaagtaaCGAGATGAACAagatcaaaaaaacccaaaacgCTGCAAAACGTTTTTGGGGGTGGAGTTTGGCCATAACAGGTTTGGCCATTAATGCTGCTAAACATTGATCAATCCTTAAAATTCCCTGCTCCAGACTCCCCATCCCACTTGTATTTCTGAAATTCATACAGTGATTAAACATCATCTAAAGGAAATCTGAGCAAATCACACATCCCAGGTGctatacaaaattaaaaaattaaaatattaaaattttacatCAAATCTGTATCATGTTATTCTGGTAAGCCACAGATTTGATAGAAAatcaagtatttaaaaaaatgctgagtGGAGGTCTAGATAGGCAGTTATTCTTTGTTACACTGCAGTAGAGGCCTGGTCATGAATGCAGTTTATATTTAAAGCCTCTTTACAGAGGCAGTTTCATTACACCCTTTGAAAAGTATCTCAAAGGCAAGAGACTCAGCACAACTGCCTGGAAAACTGAAGGACACTTTTACTGCTGTAATGGATGTAAATGGCAACTTTGCAAAAGCCACTTCCTGCAATACCTGCACGTCCACTCTCTTGGTAGTAGTTTTCCATGGACTTGCTCATAGAGTGATGAATTACAAACCTCACATCAGGTTTATCAATTCCCA
Coding sequences within:
- the PYROXD1 gene encoding pyridine nucleotide-disulfide oxidoreductase domain-containing protein 1, which produces MAGPGGAERGRFAVVGGGIAGVTCAEKLAAEFPSEDILLVTASPVIKAVTNFKQVSKTLEEFDVEEQPSSLLEKRYPNIRVIQSGVKQLKSDEHKIYTEDGKEYTYEKLCLCAGAKPKLIVEGNPYVLGIRDTDSAQAFQKNLAQAERIVVVGNGGIALELVYEIQGCEVIWAIKDKAIGNTFFDAGAAEFLLPKLTAESQETPIECKRTKYTVEGSEEKGRPPGASDKLGSALGPDWHEGLHLKGTKEFSHKVHIEILCEVKKIHLQQEFIQLQQTSLAFPKGEKNAEADEVLWPVYVELTNGKIYGCNFIVSATGVVPNVEPFLDGNNFAVGEDGGLEVDKHMHTSLPDVFAAGDICTAAWEPSPVWHQMRLWTQARQMGWYAAKCMAAEALGESIDMDFSFELFAHITKFFNYKVVVLGKYNAQGLGSDHELMLRCTKGHEYIKVVMQNGRMMGAVLIGETDLEETFENLILNQMDLSAYGEDLLNPDIDIEDYFD